In the genome of Streptomyces aquilus, the window TGCCCTCGTCCACCAGGTGCTGGAGCAGCTGGGTGTGGTGGATGACCTCGTAGTCGCCGCCGAGCTGCGGGTACTCGTTGCCGAGCGTGTTGAGGCAGTGCGGGCAGGTGGCGACGATCTTCTTCGAGGACTTCGGCTTCTTGGTGCTCTCGTCCTCGTCGTCCTCGCCGAACGCCATGTTCAGCGCGGCCACGTTCTCCATGCCGAGCTCCTGGAACAGGGGCTCGTTGCCGAGGCGGCGGGCGGAGTCACCGGTGCACTTCTCGTCGCCGCCCATGATCGCGAACTTGACGCCCGCCATGTGCAGCAGCTCCGCGAAGGCCTTCGTGGTCTTCTTGGCGCGGTCCTCCAGGGCGCCGGCGCAGCCGACCCAGTACAGGTACTCGACCTCGGAGAGGTCCTCGATGTCCTTGCCGACGACCGGCACCTCGAAGTCGACTTCCTTCGTCCACTCCAGGCGCTGCTTCTTGGCCAGGCCCCAGGGGTTGCCCTTCTTCTCCAGGTTCTTGAGCATCGTGCCCGCCTCGGACGGGAACGCGGACTCGATCATCACCTGGTAGCGGCGCATGTCGACGATGTGGTCGACGTGCTCGATGTCGACCGGGCACTGCTCGACACAGGCGCCGCAGGTGGTGCAGGACCACAGGACGTCCGGGTCGATGACGCCGTTCTCCTCCAGGGTGCCGATCAGCGGGCGCTCGGCCTCCGCGAGTGCGGCGGCGGGGACGTCCTTCAGCTGCTCCTCGGACGCCTTCTCCTCGCCCTCCATGGTCTTGCCGCCACCCGCGAGCAGGTAGGGCGCCTTGGCGTGGGCGTGGTCCCGCAGGGACATGATCAGGAGCTTGGGGGAGAGCGGCTTGCCGGTGTTCCAGGCGGGGCACTGCGACTGGCAGCGGCCGCACTCGGTGCAGGTGGAGAAGTCGAGCAGGCCCTTCCAGGAGAACTGCTCGACCTGGCTGACGCCGAAGACGTCGTCGTCACCGGGGTCGGTGAAGTCGATCGGCTTGCCGCCGGAGGTCATCGGGAGCAGCGCGCCCAGCGAGGTGGCGCCGTCGGCGTTGCGCTTGAACCAGATGTTCGGGAAGCCGAGGAAGCGGTGCCAGGCCACACCCATGTCGGTCTTCAGCGAGACCGTGATCATCCAGACGAAGGAGGTCACGATCTTCACGGCGGCGAAGAAGTAGGTGAGGTTCTGGAGGGTGGAGAGGTCCAGCTTCTCCAGCGCGTCGACCACCGGGTACGAGATCAGGAACGAGGCCTCGTAGCCGTCGACGTGGTGCATCGCGCCCTCGAGCGCGTGCAGCATGAAGATGCAGACGCCGACGATCAGGATGACCGTCTCGACGAAGTACGCCTGGCCCGTGTTGGAGCCGGCGAACCGGGACTTGCGGCCCGCGCCGCCCGGCCGGTTCAGCTGCCGGATGACGATCAGCGTCACGATGCCGAGGACCGTCATGGTGCCGATGACCTCGACGAAGAGGTTGTACGGCGCCCAGTCGCCGATGATCGGCAGCAGCCAGTCGGCCTGGAACAGCTGGCCGGTGGCGTTCACGATGGTCAGCAGCAGCGTGTAGAAGCCGATCGCCACGAACCAGTGGGCGAAGCCGACGATGCCCCAGCGGTTCATCCGGGTGTGGCCGAGGAACTCCTTGACCACGGTGATGGTGCGCGTGACCGGGTCGTTGGTCCGGGTACCGGCCGGGAGCGGCTGGCCGAGCATCATGAAGCGGACGATCTGCAGGGTGGCTCGCCCGAACAGGGCGATGCCGACTGCCATGGTGACCATCGACACGATGATCGCGGCGAGTTGCATTTGGGGGCTCCTCGGGCCTGCGAGGGAGATTACTAAGCGGTAACTTATGCAGTCCGTCTGAGACTACCCGTATCTTCCATCGCACTGTAGCCAGCGGCGGAGTGATCTGGATCGCTGAGGGTTCCCTTAAAGGCGTGTGGCAATCCGAACGTGTTATTCGTACCAAATTGGTACATTCGTGACTACTTTAAGACGCGTGCTCTATGGGATCGCCGCCGCCACGACCGCCCTGCTGCTGACCGCCGTCCTGGCGGCCGTACTCCGCGCCCCCGCCCTGCGCCTCGGTCTCGTCGACCGCCGCAGGCAGCAGCGCAAGGTGCCGCTCTCCGGAGGTGTGGCCGTCGTCCTCGCGACCTGCGCCGTCGTCGCCACGGGAGAGTGGACGCACGTCGCGCCCCTGGGCGGCGGGGAACTCCTCGTCGCCGCCGGCGCCGTCGCCGCCCTCGGACTCGCCGCCGACCTCTGGCGCGTCCGCGCGCGCGTGCTCTGCGTCGGTACGGCCGTGGCGGCGGCCTGTGTGGTGCCGTACGAGGAGACCGGCGTCGCCGGCGGGGCGCTCGCCGTGGGCTGGATCGTGTTCGTGGCCCTCGGGTTCCGGGCACTCGACCATGCCGACGGGCTCGCCGGGACCGTCGGGGTCGTCGCCGCCTTCGGGGTGGGCGCCTGCGCGGCGGCCGAGGTGATGGACGGGCTCGCGGTGCTGCTGAGCGTGCTGGCCGCCGCGCTGACCGGGTTCCTCATGCACAACTGGCCGCCCGCGCGCGTGGGGCTCGGTTCCGGTGGGGCGCTGTTCGCCGGGTTCGTGCTCGCGGCGGCGGGCGTGGTGGCGCGGACCGGGCACGAGGCGGTCTCCAGCGCGGGTGTGCTGTTCGCGCTCAACGCCGTCGCCGTCGCCGACGTCCTTCTGGTCGTCGTCTCCCGGCGGCTGGCCGGGCGGCGCGGGCCCGACCATCTCGGGCACCGGCT includes:
- a CDS encoding MraY family glycosyltransferase produces the protein MLYGIAAATTALLLTAVLAAVLRAPALRLGLVDRRRQQRKVPLSGGVAVVLATCAVVATGEWTHVAPLGGGELLVAAGAVAALGLAADLWRVRARVLCVGTAVAAACVVPYEETGVAGGALAVGWIVFVALGFRALDHADGLAGTVGVVAAFGVGACAAAEVMDGLAVLLSVLAAALTGFLMHNWPPARVGLGSGGALFAGFVLAAAGVVARTGHEAVSSAGVLFALNAVAVADVLLVVVSRRLAGRRGPDHLGHRLRRLGLTPQGTVVLLGLGAFAGVLVGVLEHLGWVGGTGALWVASGALVVVLALLRVKSSGAPRPASSQVRAQLRVRNG
- a CDS encoding (Fe-S)-binding protein, giving the protein MQLAAIIVSMVTMAVGIALFGRATLQIVRFMMLGQPLPAGTRTNDPVTRTITVVKEFLGHTRMNRWGIVGFAHWFVAIGFYTLLLTIVNATGQLFQADWLLPIIGDWAPYNLFVEVIGTMTVLGIVTLIVIRQLNRPGGAGRKSRFAGSNTGQAYFVETVILIVGVCIFMLHALEGAMHHVDGYEASFLISYPVVDALEKLDLSTLQNLTYFFAAVKIVTSFVWMITVSLKTDMGVAWHRFLGFPNIWFKRNADGATSLGALLPMTSGGKPIDFTDPGDDDVFGVSQVEQFSWKGLLDFSTCTECGRCQSQCPAWNTGKPLSPKLLIMSLRDHAHAKAPYLLAGGGKTMEGEEKASEEQLKDVPAAALAEAERPLIGTLEENGVIDPDVLWSCTTCGACVEQCPVDIEHVDHIVDMRRYQVMIESAFPSEAGTMLKNLEKKGNPWGLAKKQRLEWTKEVDFEVPVVGKDIEDLSEVEYLYWVGCAGALEDRAKKTTKAFAELLHMAGVKFAIMGGDEKCTGDSARRLGNEPLFQELGMENVAALNMAFGEDDEDESTKKPKSSKKIVATCPHCLNTLGNEYPQLGGDYEVIHHTQLLQHLVDEGKLTPVTPVEGIITYHDPCYLGRHNKIYTPPREIMTAVPGLRQQEMHRHKERGFCCGAGGARMWMEERIGKRINNERVDEALSLNPDIVSTACPFCLVMLTDSVNGKKNEGKAKESITVVDVAQLLLESVKTPVDPEDAAETESEPEPEPVK